The genomic region TAACAATGGGTGAgaaaaattgtaagaaaaggaaaaatggttGATTTTGAGGATCAACTTGCTCTTATAAgttttggtttcttggatcAGCATAAGTTGATTTTCTCACATACAATGCCATTGTTCACCACATAAGATGAGTGTTTGTTGGATCCCCTCTCCTTGCATGGTGCATAATTTAGATGATCGAATTAAGGATTTTATTAGTAAGTTAAATTGTAAGGTATTGAACTCTCATTAGTAATTTATTCCGGATACGCCAATGTTAGATGCTTGTCGTGTACGTTGCATTTCATGGCAATGATCTGTATCCATGTTACGCTATTGAGCAATTAACCCCAGAACAAGTTTTTTGGGTAGATTATTTTGCTTGCGCTTCATTTTCCCCTCTTTCCTTTATCTAACCATTGTTGCTATGCAGGGATAGTTGCTGATTCAAATGCTTATGACCAGAGTAAACGCATGCGGACTGGTGGTGATTATACACACACTGCTTATTCGACATCTCCTTTTCATCCTCCACCACCAGCTGTTTGGGGACCACACGGGTACGTCGGATATTAAATGTTGCACTCACAGAAGGGCTGTATTAGTAgttgaagaaatatattgtAGCTTTCTTAGAAGTAGGGATCTGAACTATTGCAATGATGTTGATCGAAACAGCATTGGCTTCTACTAATATAGATGATAGTTTATCTCAGGTATATGGCCCCGCCTCCTCCCCCTTATGATCCATATGCAGGTTATGGAGTTCCTGCTGTGCCAATGCCTGCTCCAGCTCCTGTACCTGCACCAAGCAGTTATGTACCTGTCCAGGTAAAGTCATGTTCATGCTTTTGATACTCATTTATTCTGATGATTGTTGCTTGGAGCAAGTCTAGGTGAAGTTTATTATAACCTTCTGAGTGTTGAAGGGCCATTGGCCTTTCAAATTAtggtatttcttttttctgcgTTCTTGTTTAGTAGAAATTAAATCATGAATGTTAATGTCAAGCCACAACACTTTGTGTTGTGTTCGGAGGAGGGCGTGCGTGAAGCAATTAGGCTTTAAaacaagttaaatatttttttaacagtaAATTAgcttaaacaaaataaattgtacGCCAATGGTGTACTTATGGTAATTTAGTCGAGACAACTGATCGTTATCATTGTTCAGAAGAAATGGTCGTTTGAGTTTGATAATGCAGTTCATTGTTGACTTCTAATAGGGGCCAGTGTATAGCATCCTTTTGTCAAGAGGATTGGCTTGTTATTTTGCAGTTAGCTCTCTGCTGATTAATCACCTTTAGCTGCAGCCCGTGGTGTCTATATTCTCATTGTTAGTTGatttgcttctttcttttctttttcacagTTTTGTCTCTTAAACAGCCTGTACTACTGTCTTGTAGAATACCAAAGACAACCCTCCTTGCAATACCCTTTTCATTGGCAATCTTGGTGAGAATATTAATGAAGAAGAACTGCGGGGTCTTTTCAGTGCGTAAGTCTCAAATTAGTTGGTTTTCTGTACCATCACATACTTGATCGACTGCTTCATATGCATCGGTATTGACCATTTTACTATACTCTTACCATGCAGCCAGCCTGGTTTTAAGcagatgaaaatattaagaCAGGAAAGACACACTGTTTGCTTCATTGAATTTGAAGTAAGATTTGTGCTTTATCAATTGGATTGGTGATTCACAGTCTCATAATTCTCTGTGAAATGcatcactctctctctctctctcgctcttcCCCTCAGGGTTAACTTTATGCATGTTGCATTGTGCAGGACGTAAACAGTGCCACTAATGTGCACCATAGCTTGCAGGGTGCTGTTATCCCCAGTTCTGGTTCTGTGGGAATGCGAATTCAATATCCTTCTGTTTTCATGAGTTTATTAGATATCTGAAATTGGCATTAGACAATTTTCTTTGAACTTCCTTCCTGCCCTTTCCTACTCCCCCTCTGCATTCTCCCAACGGCACACAGTCATGCACTGTCATTCACTCAAGCATGCATTTATAGGTAATAATGGAAGCTGTTCTGGTATGCTGTCTTGTTTGTAACTTGATGTTTTTCTCTTGACCTTGAGATACATATTCAAAGAATCCATTTGGGAAAAGAAAGGACTCGAGCTACCCTGCTGCTGCCCCCAGTGTGAATGGAGTTCCGCCTTCAATGACCTACCAGTAGCTGGAAGGGGATGTATCCTGTTTCTTATGCCCTGACCAAATACAAGCACTGCATGATAGGATGCATCATGCAAGCTGTTGCATGCATCCATTCATCATCAAGTCATCAAACATTAGCATCTCCATATATGTGAATGCAGTCCGTGCCAAACATTTTGTTGATCCACTACTTACTAGACATGCATTCAAGGCATGCCACCTCTGGATGATTTGTTATCCTATTGTGCTCTGTTACATGGTATCTAAGATTGCATGGTATTGTAGTCCTGTAAAATCTGTGTGCTATTATCTCACAATCTTTATTCTGACATCGGAAATCGACTCCTTGAAGGAAAATGCATTTCAAGTGAACTGGCTAGTATCTATGGTTTATCATAGATCAAATCATGAAAACAcattttcatctcattttGATGAAGATACCTCATGACAtgatcatttcatttcattaagTGAGCACCTAGAAGTATTTAACATAGTTCATCCTACTTTTTCAATGATAAAACCATCACCATCATTCCTCATCAGGCATCATATGAAATTGAATCTCCACTAGAACCTGTAAGTAAGCCAATTACAATACTACCTCACCATCCAGGATCAAACCATAGACTATTGGAGGGTCTTCGAAGACCTAAGGTTATTGCAGGTTTTCAACGACAGGAGGATGGCCGAGTTGCGGATGTGCAGAACTGCCTATGTCTGTTTGCTGTAATGCAACAAGTAGAACTAGCTTGTGGGTCTTGGAGCAAAAGTCGCACAACCGAAGGTTGTGTgataattgtttattatttttttgtttttgttttttccagCCTGCAATGCTTTATTGACTGCAATATATGGAATATTTCATCTTGGTCGGTACCTTGGTTGTGTCCGCATAATTTTATACGATGAAATTGGGATAAATTTAAAGCGAACTGTCTGATGCAcattgtgaattttttttggtactcTAAATATCCAAACCAAGGCTTAAATTAGATGGGACAAATTCCCGATTCAAATCTTTGCGACAGCCTTTTAAATGTGTAAGACCACAATTTTGATGATCAATGTTTATTTTGCCACATAATTAAGACATATTTTGCAATAGAATTGAAGAGATGAAATATTACTAGTGGTGTTGAACTagctaaaataattaagaaaaaaaaaaagggcccCTTGCCTTGAGTAGAAATATAGGATTTCGTAATTAAAAAAGGAATGATTCTTAATAATTCAACAACAACTTCTACGGCTACTGTCAGCAAGTCCACTACACTACACAAATGGAACCAAAGTGAAAGCTAAACGAACCTAAACATCACTTCGGAGTAAGACTTGCaaattttctaagaaaaaCATGGGTCCAAAGCAAGTCAAAAAGCAGACttgctacatatatataatcatatatagtGGAAGTTGAAGAAGATTCAAAGAATGTCTTGAAGCGGCAGCACAAAGAACTCACCATATTATATTGCCAGAAAGGAAATGGAAACGCGTCGAAACTTCAAATTTGCGCTTGACAGCAACAGACAACAACAGTTATTAAACCACTGCCTCATTCAATCACCTTTCTAAAGCagcaaaaaattttcaatgctCATGTCAGTGTTCACACTTCTAACTCTCAGTTTTGTTATATACTCTGTGCTATTTACTTTACTTGTTTCAGGACCAAGTAAGTTCATTTTGGTTGGCTGGAGTTTTGTGGGTTTCCATTGAGTGCTGAAGTTGCCACTTTTGCGGTGTGAATCTCCTGGGTTGAATTATCTCTTTTTACTTAACTTCTCTTCTTGAGATTGAGTCTTGAAAGGAGCTGGAAAATGAGAATACCCGTTCGCCTTTCTGTTTTTGGTTTCAAGACTTTTCGTGAACTTagctttaatttcttttgaattgTGAAGTAGGGGTTGTTTTCATGCtgggtttttgtttttgtttttgtcttgAGTTTCTCCGTAAGATTGAAGCTTTGGAGGAACTGTGTCTGCCATTTTAACTTCATTGGTAAGGTTTACATGCTCTGTTATCATGAAAATTGCTTTGAGTTGTTTCTTTCTGATATTCTTGCTGTCTGCCTCAATATTGAGTGTGTCTGCTTTGAGTTTAGATGGTACAACACTGTTATCACTGGTTAGGCACTGGAAGATGGTTCCTCCAACGATGAAGTTCAGCTGGAATGCTTCTGATTCCACGCCTTGTTCGTGGTTTGGGGTGCGTTGTAACCCCAACAACTTTGTTGATGAACTGAACTTGTCTAACTTGGGGATTTCAGGTCAACTGGGACCAGAAATCGCCTACTTAAAGCACTTGACATCAATTGACTTGAGCAATAACAGTTTTTCGGGTTCAATTCCTTCAGAGCTAGGCAATTGTAGTCGTCTGGAGGCTTTGGAGCTGTCTCTGAACAGCTTTTCTGGTCAAGTCCCGGAAAGTCTGGGAGATTTGCAAAACTTGGAGTATTTAAGCTTGTTCTCCAATTCTCTTGTTGGAGAAATTCCTGAATCCTTGTTTCGTACTCCATTCCTGGATACGATTTCCCTCAATAACAATGGGCTTAGTGGCTCAATTCCATCAATTGTTGGAAACATGAGTGAGCTTGCATATCTGTATTTGGACTACAATCAATTATCGGGAACTATCCCATCCTCCATAGGAAACTGCAGTACACTGCAAGAACTTTACCTGAATGATAACTTGCTGGAAGGTGTATTGCCTGATAGTTTGAATAATCTTGACCAGCTTGTCTCTTTGTTTGTGGAAAATAACAATTTGGAGGGCAGGATCCCGTTGGGTTCGGGAAATTGCAAGGAATTACGTAACCTAGTTCTATCGAACAACATGTTCAGTGGAGGTGTTCCGCCTGGATTGGGTAATTGCAGTAGCTTAACCAAGCTTGCTGCTATTAGTTGTAACTTAAGTGGACATATCCCTTCTTCTCTAGGACGACTCACTAAGCTGATACTTCTTTACCTGTCTGAGAATCAGTTATCTGGAGCAATTCCACCTGAATTAGGAAATTGCAAGGCTTTGTCAGATCTACAGCTGTATGGGAACCAGCTCGAAGGTGGCATTCCAAGTGAATTGGGTATGCTCAATGCACTACAAACCCTCATGCTTTTTACCAACCGGTTGGGCGGAGAAATTCCCACCAGCATTTGGAAGATTCAAAGCCTTCAAAATCTTCTCGtctatgataataattttgttggtGAGATACCCCCGGAGATCACGGAGCTAAAgcatttaagaaatatttccTTGTTTGATAATCAGTTTACTGGAATCATACCTCAAGGCTTGGGCATAAATAGCAGCCTAACCCAAGTGGACTTCACCAGAAACAAGTTTACTGGTTCTATACCACCAAACCTGTGCTTCAGAAAGCAATTGAGGAAGCTTATATTGGGTCAAAATCATTTTCAGGGAAGTATTCCTTCTGATATCGGAAATTGCTTTACTTTGACAAGACTGATTCTTAAACAGAATAATCTCACAGGTACGCTTCCAGAGTTTGTAGAAAACCCAAACCTTCTGTTTATGGATCTTAGCAACAATAGCTTCAGAGGGGCAATTCCCTCAAGCTTAGGGAACCTCACTAGCATTACCTCAATGGACTTGTCTCTCAATAAGCTTACTGGTCATATACCTTCTGAGCTAGGAAGCCTTGTGGAGCTTGAGGCTTTAAATCTGTCTCACAACGCTCTGGAAGGCTGGCTGCCATCAGAGTTATCAGGTTGTTACAAATTGTCAAAACTCGATATGAgtcataatatattaaatggcACTATACCGTCCAGCTTAAGAAGCTTGAAGGAATTAACCATTTTGGATCTTAGTGAAAATCGTTTTGGAGGGGGCATCCCGACTTCTATATTTCAACTTGGAAAGCTTTCATTTCTGCAGCTTGGTTCAAATCAATTAGGAGGGTCCATTCCTCCTTCGATAGGACTGGGGATTGAAGCTCAGAGCCTAAGATTGTTGAATCTCAGCAGTAACAGATTGACGGGTCACGTTCCACAGGAACTGCGAAACTTAAAAATGCTGGAGGACTTACATATCTGCTGCAACAATTTGTCTGGTAGTCTGGAAGCCATCGGCAAACTCCATTCTTTAATTCAGGTCAACATATCCTACAATGCTTTCTCCGGTCCTGTTCCACCTGCATTGATGAAATTGGTAATTTCGTCGCCCTCGTCATTTATTGGAAATCCAGACCTATGTATCAATTGTCATCCACAATCTGGAGTTAGCTGTCAGGGCTATAGCACCATCAAATCTTGTTATCTGCAATCGAGGAAAAGAGGTCTTAAGCATCTGTATATTGCAATAATAGTTTGTGGATCATTcctttttgctgtttttctgGTGCTTGGGATTTCTTGTATGTTTTTAAGGCACAAAGGCCGAGAACAGAACCTTTCATTCTCTTTAGAGGAGGGTGCTTCTTCCCTGCTCAATCAAGTTATGGAAGCCACTGAAAACCTAAATGATAGGTATGTTATTGGGAGGGGAGCCCACGGGACAGTGTACAAGGTCACATTAGGTCCAACTAAAGTGTATGCTTTGAAGAAGCTTGCGTTTGTTGGGTTTAAGGGTGGAAACACAAGTATGATTCGAGAAATACAGACAATTGGGAAGGTCAGGCACCGGAATTTAATTAGACTGGAGGACTTTTGGTTGCGAAAGGAGTATGGTTTACTTTTGTACAATTACATGAAAAATGGAAGCCTTCATGATGTTCTACACGAAACACGTCCTCCACCACTCCTGGAGTGGAAAATTCGGTATAAGATAGCACTTGGAACTGCTCAGGGACTATCCTATCTCCATTTTGACTGTGATCCTGCTATTATCCATCGAGATATCAAGCCAATGAACATTTTACTAGACTCAGAGTTGGAGCCACACATCTCTGACTTTGGCGTTGCTAAGCTCTTGGATGAGTCAGTTACTTCAACACCATCCAGCATGGTTCAGGGTACTATTGGATACATGGCTCCAggtatattaaatttcttattccTTCTGCGGTATATACATTTTTGCACATTTTCCAACTTTGTCCTAACATTGCAGTGATTAACCTAATTCTTGACAGAAAGAGCATTCTCCACCAAATGCAGTAAGGAGTGCGATGTATATGCTTATGGTATTGTTTTGTTGGAACTGCTTACGAGAAAGAAAGTCTTAGATCCGTCATTTGGTGGGGAAGTGGATATGGTGGGGAGGGTGAGATCTGCATGGATTGAAACTGAAGATATTGAGACAATCGTGGATCATAGTCTTGTTGATGAATTTGTAGATTCCACCATAAAGGAGCAGGTAAAAGGTGTGTTCTTGGTAGCTTTGAGGTGCACGGAGAGGGAGCCAAGTGCAAGACCGTCTATGAGGGATGTCGTGAAGCAACTGATGGTGGCCGACTCCAGAAGCCGAAGCAAACATGCATAGGTATGGCTGTAGGCAACCTTCGCGATGGAGCTTCCCTTGGTCATTAGAAAATCTAAGTTTGATTTGTAAATCTCTGATGATCAGTTACTTGATAGTGCAGAACAAGTAGTTCTTATGAAGCCTTGCAGCCATTTTTACTTGATTGATTACTGCACAGGCATTCACTTGGGAATTGTAAGTTAATTAAACATTGTGATTATATTAGTTGCAAgatataaatgacaaaaatttaCAACTTGTCAAAGCTAAGCCCACTTTTCCACAGAATTAATATGTAAGAAAACAAGAGTAATTGAACATACATATGTGATCAAAAGATTCAATAGTCATAATTTCAGAGGGTTCTGGATTTCTTTAGTTCAAGATACAATGGGAATCATAGTTTTTAAAGACTTGAAGAGTAAGTCTTGTCTGCATGGGAGAAAGCCTGGAAATTATTAGTTTGACTCAGTCGGTCGTCCCCTTTCTATTCCTAGTTATAACCTTAAGGGCTGTTGAACAGAATTACACGTGGCCGCATCCGCGATAGTTATGTATTCATACTAAATTCTGACCTGAATTAAGTTTAGTTGAATCAAATCAAGCATAaagtgtaataaatatatttcttatataatcTATTACTCTTTTTGAATTGTACACCAATTGCATGACAAGTGTGTTGTACTATGGCACGATTTGCCCGagcttcaaaaaaatattttttagcttctgactccaatttttttttttttaaatgtttggGATGTCAACTTTTGCTTCTAAAACTATTAAGAAAAACACTTTTAGACAAAGAGTTATAAGCACCTTGGAGTTgcttttagctgttttgattttttttaaataaatttaattttggttttacAACTTCaccaattataataatttttcacactttcatatattaaatattttataatttttatattcttatttactatattatctaattatattattcaactatcgttaaaaatataaattaaatagttatattaattaataaaatattttgtttaattcatgcaagtttaattattgtgtatgaatcaataattatattacttactgagagtattattaaatcaaatatacatttttcctattgatattttagaaaaattaaatatgaaatataataatcaaaataaaatttattattttaataaaaaataattattattgagaaacaatataaaaaaaatagtatctttTAACAAATtgggataaattaaatttattttaaaatcacttCCCAaacattattcaatttaatttttgtgtgttttttactttttattattaacacTACTCATTcgttaacttttttaaaagtaaaaaataattgcttGCTAAGTAATTAATTGAGGTTCAATTGAACTTGATTTGGGATAgaattttaaagattttagCTACTTTCCTAGTCGTGGGGGAGagaagtgtgtgtgtgtgtgtgtgtgtgtgtgttgggtaACAAATAATATCAAGTGAAGAAAAGCTTGGCCACCGCACATTTGTTTACAAGAGATGGTCAGCAatcaaatgagcaaatatGTGGATCTCTGACTCGCCAACAATCCATCAGAATCTTCATAAGGACAAAGCTGTTCAGACAAGTCCATATCATCCAAGACTATACATATTATAACTGACttggtaataaaaataaaacgcGTATTATATGCGTTCGAGACTCTCTAGTTAAGATTTCtgtaatgtattattattaaattattcgtCAAACTAATAATACCAAGTCTTTTTTTATAGCTTTGcatgctctctctctctctctctctatatctATACCACCTTGTTTGCTCATTAGCTTTTGTCATCAGGTTCTTGGATTCATTATAATTAGGCCAACGGCTCCATGCTCAATCCAAACttgttttgtttatatttgcTTCTGTTCATGAGCTTTTGCATCGCCCCACTGAGCGGTCATAATGCGACTGCTGTAAAGGCTCATGTTGGAatcattcttgattttgacACGACTGTGGGGAAGATAACCAAGACGTGTTTGTCTATGGCACTCGAAGATTTTTATGCCAAACGCAATCACAGCACAATGATTGTGCCTCACTTCAGGGATTCCTATAGTGATGTTGTTGGTGCAGCTTCTGCTGGtaatcttaaatatttttagtgtaGCAATAAGCATATATGATTATTTCCGGAATAGAAGATGATCATTAGTATGATAGCTACAAGTTAAACATGAGAATGTGCTTTCTTATTCTAGCTAGTTCAAAGcttataattttgatgtttcCTGCAGCCATAGATCTGCTTAAAAACGTCCCAGTAATGGCGATCGTCGGGCCTCAAAAATCCATTCAAGCAGACTTTGTGATAGATATTGGTGACAAAGTGAGAGTTCCAATAATTTCTCAAGCAACAAGTCCAGCTCTATCGCCCAAAGAATCACCTTACTTCATTAGATCAGCACAGTGCTCCTCTTATCAGGCTGAAGCAATTGCAGCAATTGTGAAGGCCTTTGGTTGGAGACAAGTAGTCTTTATCTATGAGGACACCAATTATGGAAGTGGATTAGTACCATTCCTGACTGAGGGCCTGCTGCAAGACGATGCTTTAATCTCGTACCAAAGTATTATCTCTCCTTCTGCCACAAATGATCAGATTCTTCAGGAACTCTACAAGTTAATGACCATGGGCACAAGAGTCTTTGTCGTGCATATGTTACCGTCTCTTGCTTCTCGTTTCTTTAAAATGGCAAAAGCAGCTGAGATGATGAGCAAGGGATACACATGGGTTATTGCTGATGCACTAACGAGTCTCCTGGATTCTGTGGATTCAGAAACTATTGAAGCAATGCAAGGTGTAATCGGCGTGAAGGCTTACATTCCAAGATCTAATGAATATGATAACTTCACTAGAAGATGGAGAAAGAGGTTTCACAAGGAGAATCCGGAGATGGATAGAACCGAACTTAATGTTTTTGGGCTGTGGGCATATGACAGCATAACAGCTTTAGCACTGGCAATCGAACGAAGTGGTATGACGTCCCcacaattcaagaaatttgacATAACCACGAACCAAGTGGTTAACGGAGGAAATTTGACAGATTTGGGAGCAATTGGGATTTCAAGTACCGGGCCATCACTTGTTCCATTGATCAGAAACTTTAGGTCAAAAGGGTTGAGTGGTGATTTCAGTATTGTTGATGGTCAGTTACTGCCATCTGCATTTCGGATAGTGAATGTAATTGGCAAAGGAGACAACACAGTTGGGTTCTGGACAAAAACATATGGGATTTCAGGGAAACTGAAACCAAACGATCACAAGATTGTTTACTCAACAAACAAGGACCACCTTGGGGCCATCGTATGGCCAGGCCAGACAACCATTGTGCCTAAAGGCTGGGAAATGCCTACAAGTGGGAAAAAGTTAAGGGTGGGAGTTCCTATAAAGAGTGGATTTActgaatttgtcaaaattgaaCGGGATGCTGAACCTACTGGTTTCTGCATTGATGTGTTCAAAGAAGTCATGCAGTCATTGCCATATGCTGTCCAATATGAGTTCATAGCTTTGGGGCCCCCTGATGGCCAAGGCACAGCAGAATATAATGATCTTGTTTATCAGATATTCCTTGGGGTAAATGCACAAGAATATGTCAAGCTCTTATGTTacagtaattaaattatgtaaatgcGGAAGCCACATTCATAAGTACTTGTTTGACATTCTTTTTCTCAGTTTCTTGCCTTCtccttttgttgtttgaacAATAACAGGAGATCGATGCAGTTGTGGGCGATATCGCTATTCTAGCTAACAGATCAAGGTTTGTCCACNNNNNNNNNNNNNNNNNNNTTTCAGCCGTTGTGCCAATCAAGGATAATGAGAGGAAAAATGCTTGGATATTCATGAAACCTCTGACAACGGACCTCTGGTTAACTATTGGAACATTTTTCGTCTTCACTGGATTCGTGGTTTGGGTTCTTGAGCATCGCGTCAACAAAGAATTCCGAGGTCCACTGCTCCAGCAAGTTGGAATGATTTTCTGGTTCTCTTTCTCAACAATTGTTTTTGCTCATAGTGAGTCCTCTATTCTGACATTCTTTAGCAAACTTTATTCTTTCCAACGGTTAACTAATCGTTAGTTGCGTGAAATGAACTTACGACAGAGGAGAAAGTGATTAGCAACCTGACAAGATTCGTGGTGATTGTATGGTTTTGTGTGGTGCTCGTCCTGACATCAAGTTACACGGCAAACTTGACATCGATGTTAACAATACAGCAGCTACATCCCACAATCACTGATCTCCGTGATCTGAGTAAAAATGGAGATTTTGTTGGATACCAGGTTGGATCATATGTTAGAGGATTCTTGCAGAGTATGAATTTCGAGGACTCCAAGTTAAGAAGTTATAGCACATTAGAAGATTATGATGATGCTCTTTCCAGAGGCAGCAGAAATGGAGGTGTAGCTGCAATTGTTGATGAACTCCCGTATCTCAGGCTCTTTCTTGACAAGTACAGCCACAAGTACACCATGGTTGGTCCTACCAATAAGACAGCTGGTTTCGGATTTGTAAGTCACTTATTTAGCATGCATTATTTCTCCTGCCTTACAAAAACTCATTCTTTGCCACAAAAATATCTCAGGCATTCCGAAGGGGGTCACCCCTAGTCCCTGATGTTTCCAGAGcaattttagattttagaGAGGGGGGAAACTTGATGAGAATTTCAAACAAATGGCTTGGAGAAGAAGGGTGCCGCGATAGTGATGCAACTGGGAAGACCTCTAAGAGCCTCACGCTCGACAGTTTCAAGggcctttttttaatttctttgctATCATCATCTTCGGCTCTAGCCATATTCTtgtccattttcttttatgagaATCGGGTTTTATTGGCCTCCGATGCTTCGATCAAGCAAAAGATCTATGCACTTGCTAGAGTTTTTGATGAGGAAAAGGATATATTATCATCGAAGGCATCAAGAACTCCGAGAGGAATACCCGCCGCACAAAGTCCAGCAATCAGCATTTCATATCAACATGAAGAGGTGTTTTCCCAAGATGAAGGGTTCTCCATAACAGAACCAGGAACGCCTATCCATCATGCCACAGCAAGCTAACTGAAAAACACATCAATCTCTCGTTTCCTTGTATAGGAATGATTGTATCGCTTTCAACTGTGCATTCACCAACTtaagctatatatatagtttagcAACATAACAAATAAACTCATTAGCGAACATACATTAGGTATCATACACGTCCTTGGTGTTTGACTTAGCTTATTTCATTGTAAAACATTCATCCCAAAGTTCAATAAGAAAGTTGCTGTATGTTGATTTACATACATAGGCAATACCTTCCGCAGGATTATCAAACAAGTAACTTCTAGATATTATAAGACAAAGAACAGGCAAATTCTAGTTAATCTGCACTAAAAcatgtcatccacatatacACACTCAACATGCTCCCCCAACCGGAGAACAGAAAGAATTTCTAGCCTTCCAAGAAATCAAATACAGAGCTAAAACTTCTTCTATGGGGatagagaaaaaagagaaaaaaaaaaaaaattgaatcttaCTTTGAATACAAGGTGGCAGGTAATCCATTAGGTACAAAGTATGCAGTCTAATTTACAAATTCGCTAGAATTATGAATCAGGAACTTCCGTGAGATCTAACGGATGAAATTGATTGTGCTGAAACAGAAGCAGTTGGGCTGTTGAGGTCCCGTTCCCCATTAGCAATCTTCGGTTTTCCACTGAGCTTCTCTATTGCATCTTGACAAATTTCATTGAACCAATCATCTTCAGGAAGTACACTGCAAGCATCAAGAACAGTCATGTTTAAGCAACCAAAGTATAGATGAGAAAACAGAGGAATCCCATTATGTTCAACTACATGCACTTTTAGCATTTTCTGATTTAAATGCCAGCCCCAACATAAAAACTAGATCAAGTTTTAGCACCTTCCATTTTTATCATGAATATTACCTCCCACCTGAACACTTTATGGTCTATCACAGCCAGCCATAATTGCTCAGAAACTTACAAAATCCATGAACTAAAAGGCCAA from Sesamum indicum cultivar Zhongzhi No. 13 linkage group LG3, S_indicum_v1.0, whole genome shotgun sequence harbors:
- the LOC105157902 gene encoding RNA-binding protein with multiple splicing 2 (The sequence of the model RefSeq protein was modified relative to this genomic sequence to represent the inferred CDS: added 77 bases not found in genome assembly) gives rise to the protein GTGIHPYHQQWPPAPAPPPASAAAPPPPPPHPHPPPISIDNPAVRPPSDEVRTIFISGLPEDVKERELQNLLRWLPGYEASQVNFKGEHPMGFALFATAQHALAAKDALQDMVFDAESKSVLHTEMAKKNLFVKRGIVADSNAYDQSKRMRTGGDYTHTAYSTSPFHPPPPAVWGPHGYMAPPPPPYDPYAGYGVPAVPMPAPAPVPAPSSYVPVQNTKDNPPCNTLFIGNLGENINEEELRGLFSAQPGFKQMKILRQERHTVCFIEFEDVNSATNVHHSLQGAVIPSSGSVGMRIQYSKNPFGKRKDSSYPAAAPSVNGVPPSMTYQ
- the LOC105157903 gene encoding receptor-like protein kinase, whose amino-acid sequence is MKIALSCFFLIFLLSASILSVSALSLDGTTLLSLVRHWKMVPPTMKFSWNASDSTPCSWFGVRCNPNNFVDELNLSNLGISGQLGPEIAYLKHLTSIDLSNNSFSGSIPSELGNCSRLEALELSLNSFSGQVPESLGDLQNLEYLSLFSNSLVGEIPESLFRTPFLDTISLNNNGLSGSIPSIVGNMSELAYLYLDYNQLSGTIPSSIGNCSTLQELYLNDNLLEGVLPDSLNNLDQLVSLFVENNNLEGRIPLGSGNCKELRNLVLSNNMFSGGVPPGLGNCSSLTKLAAISCNLSGHIPSSLGRLTKLILLYLSENQLSGAIPPELGNCKALSDLQLYGNQLEGGIPSELGMLNALQTLMLFTNRLGGEIPTSIWKIQSLQNLLVYDNNFVGEIPPEITELKHLRNISLFDNQFTGIIPQGLGINSSLTQVDFTRNKFTGSIPPNLCFRKQLRKLILGQNHFQGSIPSDIGNCFTLTRLILKQNNLTGTLPEFVENPNLLFMDLSNNSFRGAIPSSLGNLTSITSMDLSLNKLTGHIPSELGSLVELEALNLSHNALEGWLPSELSGCYKLSKLDMSHNILNGTIPSSLRSLKELTILDLSENRFGGGIPTSIFQLGKLSFLQLGSNQLGGSIPPSIGLGIEAQSLRLLNLSSNRLTGHVPQELRNLKMLEDLHICCNNLSGSLEAIGKLHSLIQVNISYNAFSGPVPPALMKLVISSPSSFIGNPDLCINCHPQSGVSCQGYSTIKSCYLQSRKRGLKHLYIAIIVCGSFLFAVFLVLGISCMFLRHKGREQNLSFSLEEGASSLLNQVMEATENLNDRYVIGRGAHGTVYKVTLGPTKVYALKKLAFVGFKGGNTSMIREIQTIGKVRHRNLIRLEDFWLRKEYGLLLYNYMKNGSLHDVLHETRPPPLLEWKIRYKIALGTAQGLSYLHFDCDPAIIHRDIKPMNILLDSELEPHISDFGVAKLLDESVTSTPSSMVQGTIGYMAPERAFSTKCSKECDVYAYGIVLLELLTRKKVLDPSFGGEVDMVGRVRSAWIETEDIETIVDHSLVDEFVDSTIKEQVKGVFLVALRCTEREPSARPSMRDVVKQLMVADSRSRSKHA